In Taeniopygia guttata chromosome Z, bTaeGut7.mat, whole genome shotgun sequence, one genomic interval encodes:
- the LOC100229438 gene encoding E3 ubiquitin-protein ligase KCMF1 has translation MRVLRVRPVPGSVTSAAASPRAEPALARQPAREGRRPAGEFPLPPAARPGREEEGEGAGAGAGKAPARPPPSLVRQGRSGAGGGASGRRRPESPCHGAREAVATGSAPRRASEEAGGGEGGGGRPAARRLLCFRPLPGPAPAPLLSHRGGGGGRGRSGARAARGSPGTGLGRRLWTRMSRHEGVSCDACLKGNFRGRRYKCLICYDYDLCATCYESGATTTRHTTDHPMQCILTRVDFDLYYGGEAFSVEQPQSFTCPYCGKMGYTETSLQEHVTSEHAETSTEVICPICAALPGGDPNHITDDFAAHLTLEHRAPRDLDESSGVRHVRRMFHPGRGLGGPRARRSNMHFTTSSPGGLSSSQSSYSPSNREAMDPIAELLSQLSGVRRSAGGQLNSSGPSASQLQQLQMQLQLERQHAQAARQQLETARNATRRTNTINVNTTMTQSTTTTNTSNTENSQQTIQNSQFLLTRLNDPKMSEAERQSMESERADCSLFVQELLLSTLMQEESSSSDEDERGEIADFGAMGCVDIMPLDVALENLNLKESNKGNEPPPPPL, from the exons ATGCGCGTCCTTCGGGTCAGGCCGGTGCCGGGTTCCGTTACCTCGGCCGCTGCCTCGCCCCGGGCGGAGCCCGCCCTGGCCCGGCAGCCCGCGCGGGAGGGCCGCCGCCCTGCCGGGGAGTTTCCTCTTCCTCCGGCAGCGCGGCCGGGgcgggaggaggaaggggaaggggccggggccggggccgggaaggctccagcgcggccgccgccgtCGCTGGTGCGGCAggggcggagcggcgcgggAGGCGGCGCCAGCGGCCGGCGGCGCCCGGAGTCACCGTGTCACGGCGCCCGGGAAGCCGTTGCCACCGGATCCGCCCCCCGCAGGGCGAGcgaggaggcaggaggaggagaaggaggaggagggaggccGGCTGCTCGCCGCCTCTTGTGTTTTCGCCCCCTTcccggcccagccccggcccctcTCCTCTCGCACCGGGGCGGCGGTGGGGGGCGAGGCCGCAGCGGCGCCCGAGCTGCCCGCGggagccccgggacgggcctGGGCCGCCGTCTCTGGACTAGGATGTCCCGACATGAAG GTGTCAGCTGTGATGCatgtttaaaaggaaattttcgAGGTCGCCGGTACAAGTGTTTAATTTGCTACGATTACGATCTGTGTGCAACTTGTTATGAAAGTGGTGCAACGACAACAAGGCATACAACTGACCATCCAATGCAGTGCATACTAACAAGAGTAGATTTTG ATTTGTACTATGGTGGTGAAGCTTTCTCTGTAGAGCAGCCACAGTCTTTCACTTGTCCTTATTGTGGGAAAATGGGTTATACGGAAACATCTCTTCAAGAACATGTTACTTCTGAGCATGCAGAAACATCAACAGAAGTG ATTTGTCCAATATGTGCAGCATTGCCTGGAGGGGATCCGAATCACATAACAGATGACTTTGCAGCTCATCTTACACTGGAACACAGAGCTCCTAGAGATTTA GATGAATCCAGTGGCGTTCGGCACGTACGTAGGATGTTCCACCCAGGCCGGGGTTTGGGAGGCCCCCGTGCTCGTAGATCAAACATGCACTTTACTACCAGTTCCCCTGGTGGGCTTTCATCTTCTCAGAGTTCGTATTCTCCAAGCAATAGAGAAGCCATGGATCCTATAGCTG AGCTTTTGTCCCAGCTATCAGGTGTGAGGCGTTCTGCAGGAGGACAGCTCAACTCCTCTGGCCCTTCTGCTTCTCAGTTACAGCAGCTGCAGATGCAACTGCAGTTGGAACGACAACATGCACAGGCAGCAAGACAGCAGCTGGAGACTGCACGCAATGCAACCAGGCGCACCAACACGATCAATGTCAACACCACTATGACACAATCTACAACAACAACCAACACATCTAACACAGAAAACAGTCAGCAGACTATCCAGAATTCCCAGTTCCTTCTGACAAG GTTGAACGATCCCAAGATGTCAGAAGCAGAGCGTCAGTCAATGGAGAGCGAACGGGCAGACTGCAGCCTGTTTGTCCAGGAGCTCCTACTGTCCACCTTGATGCAGGAAGAAAGTTCCTCCTCAGATGAGGATGAGCGGGGGGAGATTGCAGATTTTGGTGCTATGGGCTGTGTAGATATTATGCCTCTAGATGTTGCTTTAGAAAACCTAAATTTAAAAGAGAGTAATAAAGGAAATGagcctcctccacctcctcttTGA